From the genome of Delphinus delphis chromosome 8, mDelDel1.2, whole genome shotgun sequence, one region includes:
- the RBM7 gene encoding RNA-binding protein 7 isoform X2, translating into MNLLNGIKLFGRPIKIQFRSGSSHASQEVSSSYPQHHVGSSSPTSTSPSRYERTVDNMTPSTPIIQRSFSSSENFQRQAVMNSVLRQMSYGGKFGSPHLDQSGFSPSVQSHNHTFNRSSTSQWRQDTPLSQRKVRQNSHTYAVDRHYSREQRYTDHGSDHHYRGSRDDFFYEERNPDGWSHDYDNRRDSGRDGKWRSSRH; encoded by the exons ATGAATCTACTTAACGGAATCAAACTTTTTGGAAGGCCCATCAAAATTCAGTTTAGATCAG GAAGTAGCCATGCCTCACAGGAGGTCAGTTCGTCATATCCCCAGCATCATGTTGGAAGTTCAAGCCCTACTTCCACATCTCCTAGCAG GTACGAAAGGACAGTGGATAACATGACTCCATCAACACCAATAATTCAaagatctttttcttcttcagaaaattTTCAGAGACAAGCAGTG ATGAACAGTGTCTTGAGACAGATGTCATATGGAGGGAAATTTGGTTCTCCACATCTGGATCAATCAGGATTTTCCCCATCAGTTCAGTCACATAATCACACTTTTAACCGGTCTTCAACCTCCCAGTGGCGCCAAGATACACCATTATCACAGCGAAAAGTCAGACAGAATTCTCATACCTATGCAGTGGATAGACATTATAGCCGTGAACAGCGTTACACTGATCATGGGTCCGACCATCATTACAGAGGAAGCAGAGATGATTTCTTCTATGAAGAGAGAAATCCCGATGGCTGGAGCCATGACTATGATAACAGAAGAGACAGTGGTAGAGATGGAAAATGGCGCTCATCTCGACACTAA
- the C8H11orf71 gene encoding uncharacterized protein C11orf71 homolog has protein sequence MALNYVSLSAGDRRGLVAYRSSHGDLSSSALALAMVSGDSFLVISPEEILPEPILRSTVRLNFRTESRRAPGGGRSPSRFTEGREQEARSRSRQARFSPYPGRAVKLDLLRSVLQQRLVALGGVSAARLSA, from the coding sequence ATGGCCCTGAACTATGTGTCCCTGTCTGCCGGCGATCGAAGAGGCCTGGTGGCCTACCGCTCTTCCCACGGCGACCTCAGCTCGTCGGCCTTAGCGTTGGCGATGGTCTCTGGAGACAGCTTCCTCGTTATCAGTCCCGAGGAGATTCTTCCAGAACCTATTCTTCGGTCCACTGTGCGGCTGAACTTCCGGACCGAGAGCCGTCGGGCGCCTGGTGGCGGCAGGAGCCCGTCCCGCTTTACAGAGGGAAGGGAGCAGGAGGCGCGGAGCCGAAGCCGCCAAGCCAGATTCTCACCTTACCCGGGCCGTGCGGTTAAACTCGACCTCCTAAGAAGTGTCCTGCAACAGCGTCTGGTGGCACTTGGAGGTGTTAGCGCAGCCCGTCTTTCAGCTTAA
- the RBM7 gene encoding RNA-binding protein 7 isoform X1: protein MGAAAAEADRTLFVGNLETKVTEELLFELFHQAGPVIKVKIPKDKDGKPKQFAFVNFKHEVSVPYAMNLLNGIKLFGRPIKIQFRSGSSHASQEVSSSYPQHHVGSSSPTSTSPSRYERTVDNMTPSTPIIQRSFSSSENFQRQAVMNSVLRQMSYGGKFGSPHLDQSGFSPSVQSHNHTFNRSSTSQWRQDTPLSQRKVRQNSHTYAVDRHYSREQRYTDHGSDHHYRGSRDDFFYEERNPDGWSHDYDNRRDSGRDGKWRSSRH from the exons ATGGGGGCGGCGGCAGCGGAAGCGGATCGTACTCTCTTTGTGGGCAACCTTGAAACGAAAGTGACAGAGGAGCTCCTTTTCGAGCTTTTCCACCAG GCTGGGCcagtaataaaagtgaaaattccaAAAGATAAGGATGGTAAACCAAAGCAGTTTGCGTTTGTGAATTTCAAACATGAAGTATCTGTTCCTTATGCCATGAATCTACTTAACGGAATCAAACTTTTTGGAAGGCCCATCAAAATTCAGTTTAGATCAG GAAGTAGCCATGCCTCACAGGAGGTCAGTTCGTCATATCCCCAGCATCATGTTGGAAGTTCAAGCCCTACTTCCACATCTCCTAGCAG GTACGAAAGGACAGTGGATAACATGACTCCATCAACACCAATAATTCAaagatctttttcttcttcagaaaattTTCAGAGACAAGCAGTG ATGAACAGTGTCTTGAGACAGATGTCATATGGAGGGAAATTTGGTTCTCCACATCTGGATCAATCAGGATTTTCCCCATCAGTTCAGTCACATAATCACACTTTTAACCGGTCTTCAACCTCCCAGTGGCGCCAAGATACACCATTATCACAGCGAAAAGTCAGACAGAATTCTCATACCTATGCAGTGGATAGACATTATAGCCGTGAACAGCGTTACACTGATCATGGGTCCGACCATCATTACAGAGGAAGCAGAGATGATTTCTTCTATGAAGAGAGAAATCCCGATGGCTGGAGCCATGACTATGATAACAGAAGAGACAGTGGTAGAGATGGAAAATGGCGCTCATCTCGACACTAA